One genomic segment of Rubripirellula amarantea includes these proteins:
- a CDS encoding HlyD family efflux transporter periplasmic adaptor subunit, which yields MSNPPPASSVREVDESDKLPTIDIKTDSNRFKRGSRGSTLFVNVVVPLLLLGVAAAAVWALGTVEPEKRPPLDVTRTGRMKALAPVRVERLMSLEETGAKLNLDVDGTVIPYREARVAAEVAGRVVFKSEKCETGQYVQEGELLMKIDATDYELQVEELTRQKEQAYQSLKELDQEMANAQRLIEVAKDDIRLQQREFKRQQSLPPGFGTAADLEQAEKSVLTATQTLISQENQLDLLKQRRTRLEASERLAQIQLRGAEVNLERTQIRAPIEGVIAAEEADLNTFVARGTTLVVIDDTSKVEVASSLRMDQLYWILDQKGTSVDEAARGYELPETPAVIEYELSGRDGVIYRWNGKLLSYNGIGLDSETRTVPVRVVVDKPRQTIGKDGKERFDPSAPALVRGMYVQVKLFIDPKTPLVVIPAQAMQPGNRVYHFTPDESVLQPPTKSVSDTGAKDASVQDTTAEATTTEDTTAEADNDEGATDASDLTEETIAESEDGFVASEWVAGRVQVESGVTPVDSLSIANLKLIAENKPTFFAPEVGGEDRLWVCEVTGDNLKPGAMVVVSPIGTVDGEFLPARAQLKQDEAATTNQDNAVQVQGNSRTRDDQESDSINENSTTIQSKIATVATKLVQAQALVSPPVDSADDGENH from the coding sequence ATGTCTAATCCTCCTCCCGCTTCGAGCGTCCGCGAAGTCGATGAATCGGACAAGCTGCCCACGATCGATATCAAAACCGATAGCAATCGATTCAAACGCGGCTCAAGAGGCTCGACTCTATTCGTCAACGTCGTCGTTCCTTTGCTATTGCTGGGCGTGGCCGCGGCGGCGGTGTGGGCGTTGGGAACCGTTGAACCGGAAAAACGTCCGCCACTTGATGTCACGCGGACGGGCCGAATGAAAGCGCTTGCGCCGGTGCGAGTCGAGCGTTTGATGTCGCTAGAAGAAACCGGCGCTAAGCTCAACTTGGACGTCGATGGAACGGTCATACCTTACCGCGAAGCTCGCGTGGCGGCCGAAGTCGCGGGTCGAGTCGTGTTTAAATCGGAGAAGTGTGAAACGGGTCAGTACGTCCAAGAGGGCGAATTGCTGATGAAAATTGACGCCACCGATTACGAACTGCAAGTCGAAGAACTCACGCGTCAAAAAGAACAAGCCTATCAGTCGTTGAAAGAACTCGACCAGGAAATGGCCAACGCGCAGCGTCTTATTGAAGTTGCCAAAGACGACATCCGCCTACAGCAACGAGAGTTCAAACGTCAACAATCGTTGCCACCTGGATTTGGCACGGCCGCTGACTTGGAACAAGCCGAAAAGTCAGTGCTGACGGCAACCCAAACGTTGATCAGCCAAGAAAATCAACTCGACTTGCTCAAACAGCGACGTACGCGACTGGAAGCATCGGAGCGACTGGCTCAGATTCAACTACGCGGCGCAGAGGTGAATCTTGAGCGAACGCAAATCCGAGCTCCGATTGAAGGTGTGATCGCGGCCGAAGAAGCCGACTTGAATACATTTGTTGCCCGCGGAACGACCTTGGTGGTGATCGACGACACATCCAAAGTGGAAGTAGCGTCGAGTTTGCGAATGGACCAGCTCTATTGGATCCTTGACCAAAAGGGCACATCGGTTGACGAGGCGGCTCGCGGTTACGAGTTGCCTGAAACGCCAGCGGTCATCGAATACGAATTGTCCGGACGTGATGGCGTGATCTACCGTTGGAACGGCAAACTGCTGTCCTACAACGGCATTGGGCTGGACTCTGAAACTCGCACCGTTCCCGTGCGAGTGGTGGTTGATAAGCCGCGACAAACGATTGGCAAAGATGGGAAAGAGCGTTTCGATCCGTCAGCACCCGCGTTGGTTCGCGGCATGTACGTTCAAGTCAAATTGTTCATCGATCCCAAAACGCCGTTGGTAGTGATTCCCGCTCAGGCAATGCAACCTGGTAATCGTGTCTACCACTTCACTCCGGACGAATCGGTCCTGCAACCGCCAACCAAGTCGGTCAGCGATACGGGTGCGAAAGACGCGAGCGTTCAAGACACCACGGCCGAAGCTACTACGACCGAAGACACCACTGCCGAAGCTGATAACGATGAGGGCGCGACCGATGCTTCGGACCTGACCGAGGAAACGATCGCCGAGTCGGAGGATGGTTTTGTCGCCAGCGAATGGGTGGCAGGCCGGGTCCAGGTGGAATCAGGAGTGACTCCGGTGGATTCCTTGTCGATAGCCAACTTAAAACTGATCGCCGAAAACAAGCCAACGTTCTTTGCTCCTGAAGTTGGTGGCGAGGATCGGCTTTGGGTTTGCGAGGTCACCGGAGACAATTTGAAGCCCGGTGCGATGGTTGTCGTTTCGCCAATCGGAACCGTGGACGGCGAATTCCTGCCCGCGCGAGCTCAATTGAAACAAGACGAAGCGGCAACGACGAATCAAGACAACGCAGTTCAGGTGCAAGGAAATTCGCGAACGCGGGACGATCAAGAATCCGATTCGATCAACGAAAATTCAACGACCATTCAATCTAAAATTGCCACTGTCGCTACCAAGCTGGTTCAAGCTCAAGCCCTTGTGAGCCCGCCTGTCGATTCTGCTGATGACGGGGAGAACCACTGA